The following coding sequences are from one Kosakonia sp. H02 window:
- a CDS encoding formate hydrogenlyase maturation HycH family protein, producing the protein MGESVVFSQLRRKFIDENDATPAQAQQVVYYSLAIGHHLGVIDCLETALSCPWEAYLAWIATLEAGSEARRKMEGVPRYGEIVIDSTHVMLLANAFDRALAQQTAAQQAWSRELLSMLHDIYQESAIYLMVRRLRD; encoded by the coding sequence ATGGGCGAATCGGTGGTCTTTAGCCAGCTGCGGCGCAAATTTATCGACGAAAATGACGCAACGCCCGCGCAAGCGCAGCAGGTGGTCTATTACAGCCTGGCTATCGGCCACCATCTTGGGGTGATCGACTGCCTGGAAACGGCGCTCTCGTGCCCGTGGGAAGCGTACCTGGCGTGGATCGCCACGCTGGAGGCGGGCAGTGAAGCGCGGCGGAAAATGGAAGGCGTGCCGCGCTACGGCGAAATTGTTATCGACAGCACGCACGTGATGTTACTGGCAAATGCCTTTGACCGCGCGCTGGCGCAGCAAACCGCGGCGCAGCAGGCCTGGAGCCGTGAACTGCTGTCGATGCTGCACGATATTTATCAGGAGAGCGCCATCTATCTGATGGTAAGGAGACTGCGTGACTGA
- a CDS encoding aldo/keto reductase family oxidoreductase: protein MSQLSLTYRLGDKEVGRLGYGAMQLAGPGVFGPPADEARAIQVLRDAIAAGVNHIDTSDFYGPHVTNKLIKQALHPYPDNLTIVTKVGARRDDKANWLPAFSDEELTRAVEDNLRNLGLEALDVVNLRAMFGVHGPEEGSLEAPLATLIKLKESGLIRHIGLSNVTAKQVADAQKMTTIACVQNLYNVANRQDDALIDSLNAQGIAFVPFFPLGGFTPLQSSELNDVAQALGATPMQVALAWLLQRSPNILLIPGTSSPQHLQENLASAQLELPPEALATLNGIGA, encoded by the coding sequence ATGTCTCAACTCTCGCTTACATATCGTCTGGGCGACAAAGAAGTGGGTCGTCTGGGTTACGGTGCCATGCAGCTTGCCGGTCCTGGCGTGTTTGGCCCACCGGCTGACGAAGCTCGCGCGATTCAGGTGCTGCGCGATGCGATTGCCGCCGGGGTCAATCATATTGATACCAGTGATTTTTACGGCCCGCATGTCACCAATAAATTGATTAAACAGGCGCTGCATCCTTACCCGGACAATTTAACGATTGTGACGAAAGTGGGCGCGCGTCGTGATGATAAAGCCAACTGGCTGCCGGCATTCAGCGACGAAGAGCTAACCCGCGCGGTGGAAGATAACCTGCGTAATCTTGGGCTGGAGGCGCTGGATGTGGTTAACCTGCGCGCGATGTTCGGCGTGCACGGGCCGGAAGAAGGATCGCTTGAGGCACCGCTTGCAACATTGATTAAGCTGAAAGAAAGCGGCTTGATTCGCCATATCGGCCTGAGCAATGTTACGGCGAAACAGGTGGCGGACGCGCAAAAAATGACGACTATCGCCTGTGTGCAGAATCTCTACAACGTGGCGAACCGCCAGGATGACGCGCTTATCGACAGCCTGAATGCGCAGGGCATTGCCTTTGTGCCGTTCTTCCCGCTCGGCGGGTTTACGCCGTTGCAATCCAGCGAGTTGAATGATGTCGCGCAGGCATTGGGCGCCACGCCAATGCAGGTCGCGCTGGCGTGGCTGTTGCAGCGTTCGCCAAATATTCTGCTTATTCCGGGAACCTCTTCCCCGCAGCATTTGCAGGAAAATCTGGCCAGTGCGCAGCTTGAACTGCCGCCAGAAGCGCTGGCGACATTGAACGGTATTGGTGCGTAA
- a CDS encoding respiratory chain complex I subunit 1 family protein, with the protein MSFLFAAIQALVLFALAPLLSGISRVARARLHNRVGPGVLQEYRDLFKLLGRQSIAPAASGWVFRLTPFVMVGVMLTIATALPVVTIASPLPVLGDLITLIYLFAIARFFFVISGLDTGSPFTGIGASREAMLGVLVEPILLLGLWVAALVAGSTHITHITDTVYHWPLHNSLSLFLALCACAFATFIEMGKLPFDLAEAEQELQEGPLSEYSGSGFAVMKWGISLKQLVVLQLFVGVFLPWGQMSDFSVTGLLLAVVVALGKLLLGVLVIALFENSMARLRFVATSRITWAGFGVAFLAFVSLLATY; encoded by the coding sequence ATGAGTTTTCTGTTTGCTGCCATACAGGCGCTGGTGCTGTTCGCCCTCGCGCCGCTGCTTTCTGGTATTAGCCGCGTGGCGCGTGCGCGTTTGCATAACCGCGTAGGGCCGGGCGTGCTGCAAGAGTACCGCGACCTGTTCAAACTGCTCGGGCGGCAAAGTATCGCCCCGGCAGCGTCCGGTTGGGTGTTTCGGTTAACGCCGTTTGTGATGGTCGGGGTAATGCTGACCATCGCCACGGCGCTGCCAGTGGTGACGATTGCCTCGCCGCTGCCGGTGCTCGGCGATTTGATCACCCTGATTTACCTGTTCGCGATTGCCCGCTTCTTTTTTGTTATTAGCGGGCTGGATACCGGCAGCCCGTTTACAGGCATCGGTGCCAGTCGCGAAGCGATGCTCGGCGTGCTGGTAGAGCCGATTTTGCTGCTCGGTTTGTGGGTAGCGGCGCTGGTTGCGGGTTCCACCCATATCACACACATCACCGATACCGTTTACCACTGGCCGCTGCACAACAGCCTGTCACTGTTTCTGGCGCTCTGCGCCTGCGCTTTCGCCACTTTTATCGAAATGGGCAAACTGCCTTTTGATCTCGCGGAAGCAGAGCAGGAGTTGCAGGAAGGGCCGCTCTCCGAGTACAGCGGCAGCGGCTTTGCCGTGATGAAATGGGGCATCAGCTTAAAACAACTGGTGGTGCTGCAACTGTTTGTCGGTGTCTTTTTACCCTGGGGGCAGATGAGCGACTTTAGCGTGACGGGCTTGCTGCTGGCAGTCGTCGTGGCGCTGGGCAAACTGCTGCTCGGCGTGCTGGTGATCGCGCTGTTTGAAAACAGCATGGCGCGCCTGCGTTTTGTCGCCACCTCGCGCATCACCTGGGCCGGTTTCGGCGTCGCCTTTTTGGCTTTTGTCTCCTTGCTGGCGACCTATTAA
- the hypA gene encoding hydrogenase maturation nickel metallochaperone HypA — protein sequence MHEITLCQRALEVIEQQAAANGARKVTAVWLKIGAFSCVETEALTFCFDLVCRGSLAEGCTLHIEEQQAECWCESCQQYVTLLSQRVRRCPQCHSDQLQIVADDGMQIQRLEIEE from the coding sequence ATGCATGAAATAACCCTGTGCCAGCGTGCGCTGGAAGTGATTGAACAACAGGCGGCGGCGAACGGTGCCCGAAAAGTCACCGCCGTGTGGCTAAAAATTGGCGCATTTTCTTGCGTCGAAACGGAAGCTTTAACGTTTTGTTTTGATCTGGTTTGCCGTGGCAGCCTGGCGGAAGGTTGTACACTGCACATCGAAGAACAACAGGCCGAGTGCTGGTGTGAGTCTTGCCAGCAATACGTCACGTTACTTAGCCAGCGTGTGCGCCGCTGTCCACAATGCCACAGCGACCAGTTGCAGATCGTCGCCGATGACGGAATGCAAATTCAGCGACTGGAAATTGAGGAGTAA
- the hycA gene encoding formate hydrogenlyase regulator HycA produces the protein MTIWEISEKADYIAGRHHRLQDAWRNYCNALVQGITLSRARLHHAIGCAPEQQLSFVLFEHFTVYITLSGGFNGHTIEYAIANKDSDDKHVIGEAWLTSDGKVDGVFSAQDREKVLEHYLDKIATVYTTLYVAMEADTPVNLATLALA, from the coding sequence ATGACGATTTGGGAAATTAGCGAAAAGGCAGATTACATCGCCGGGCGGCATCACCGCCTGCAAGACGCGTGGCGCAATTACTGCAACGCGCTGGTTCAGGGGATTACGCTCTCCAGAGCGCGTTTACATCACGCCATTGGCTGTGCGCCGGAACAGCAGCTCAGTTTTGTCCTGTTCGAGCACTTCACGGTTTACATCACGCTGTCCGGCGGCTTTAACGGCCACACCATCGAATACGCAATTGCCAACAAAGATAGCGACGATAAGCACGTGATTGGCGAGGCCTGGCTCACCAGCGATGGCAAAGTCGATGGCGTGTTCAGCGCGCAGGATCGTGAAAAAGTGCTCGAGCACTATCTCGACAAAATCGCCACCGTTTACACCACCCTGTACGTCGCCATGGAAGCGGATACGCCGGTCAATCTCGCCACGCTGGCGCTGGCCTGA
- the hycC gene encoding formate hydrogenlyase subunit 3, producing the protein MTLLSLLSGAVLVLTCAAALAYLFTPVKIFSGLLAGIGGVVGSVLATVTGISVLLDAQTLTGTLPLIEYHILVTPLSAVWLITLGVCGAFTSLYNIAWHRHEQVQANGLLINLLLAAAICAVSAASFGALVVMAEIMALSAVFLTGCSASGKLWFAMGRLGTLLLAIVCWLLWQRYQTLDFAVLNGQPLSSGIWLTGVIGFGLLAGIIPLHAWVPQAHANAPAPAAALFSSVVMKIGLFGILNLSLLGGQPPLWWGVALLVFGIITAFVGGLYALMEHNIQRLLAYHTLENIGIILLGLGAGITGLALRQPALVALGLVGGLYHLFNHSLFKSTLFLGAGALWFSTGYRDIEKLGGIGKKMPVLSLAMLVGLMAMAALPPLNGFAGEWVIYQSFFRLSASGEFSLQLLGPLLAVGLAITGALAVMCMAKVYGVTFLGAPRTAQAASPRAVPWLMTASVAALALCCVIGGVAAPWLLPRLFAAVPLPLQTANTVVSQPMMALLLIAAPLLPLLLMLLLKGDRLPARRRGSAWVCGYDHEESMVITAHGFAMPVKAAFAPVLKLRKWLEPTLPIPGWRGEGAPVLFRRLALIELAVLVVVVISRGA; encoded by the coding sequence ATGACTCTTCTCTCTTTGCTTAGCGGTGCCGTACTGGTGCTTACCTGCGCAGCGGCGCTGGCGTATCTCTTTACGCCAGTAAAAATCTTCAGCGGCCTGCTGGCCGGTATTGGCGGCGTCGTTGGCAGCGTGTTGGCAACGGTGACAGGCATCAGTGTCCTGCTCGACGCACAAACCCTGACCGGCACGCTCCCGCTGATTGAGTATCACATCCTGGTCACACCGCTGAGTGCAGTATGGCTGATTACCCTCGGCGTTTGCGGCGCGTTTACCAGCCTGTATAACATTGCCTGGCATCGCCATGAGCAGGTGCAAGCCAACGGTTTGCTGATCAATTTATTGCTGGCGGCGGCGATCTGCGCCGTGAGCGCGGCGAGTTTTGGCGCGCTGGTGGTAATGGCAGAGATCATGGCGCTAAGTGCAGTGTTCCTCACCGGCTGTAGCGCATCGGGCAAACTGTGGTTTGCCATGGGTCGCCTTGGCACGCTGTTGCTGGCAATTGTCTGCTGGCTGCTGTGGCAGCGCTATCAGACACTGGATTTCGCCGTCTTAAATGGACAACCGCTGAGCAGCGGCATCTGGCTGACAGGTGTTATCGGTTTTGGCCTGCTGGCGGGGATTATTCCGCTGCATGCCTGGGTGCCGCAGGCCCATGCCAACGCACCGGCTCCGGCGGCGGCGCTCTTTTCCTCTGTGGTCATGAAAATCGGCCTGTTCGGTATTTTGAATCTCTCTCTGCTCGGCGGCCAGCCGCCGCTATGGTGGGGCGTGGCGCTGCTGGTGTTTGGCATCATTACCGCCTTTGTCGGCGGGTTGTATGCGCTGATGGAGCACAACATTCAGCGCCTGCTCGCTTACCACACGCTGGAGAATATCGGCATTATTTTGCTGGGGCTTGGCGCGGGCATTACCGGGCTGGCGCTGCGTCAACCCGCGCTGGTGGCGCTGGGGCTTGTTGGCGGTCTGTACCATCTTTTCAATCACAGCTTATTTAAAAGCACGCTGTTTCTTGGCGCGGGTGCGCTGTGGTTTTCCACCGGCTATCGCGATATCGAAAAACTCGGCGGCATCGGTAAAAAGATGCCGGTTCTTTCACTGGCAATGCTGGTGGGGTTGATGGCAATGGCCGCGCTGCCGCCGCTCAACGGTTTTGCCGGAGAGTGGGTTATCTACCAATCCTTCTTTCGCTTAAGTGCGAGCGGGGAGTTCTCTTTGCAACTACTCGGGCCGCTGCTGGCGGTGGGTCTCGCTATTACCGGCGCGCTGGCGGTGATGTGTATGGCGAAAGTCTATGGCGTTACCTTCCTCGGTGCGCCGCGTACCGCACAGGCCGCAAGCCCGCGCGCGGTGCCGTGGCTGATGACGGCAAGTGTCGCGGCGCTGGCATTGTGCTGCGTCATTGGTGGCGTTGCCGCGCCGTGGTTACTACCGCGTCTGTTCGCTGCCGTTCCGCTGCCGTTACAAACCGCCAATACCGTGGTTTCACAACCGATGATGGCGCTGCTGCTGATTGCCGCGCCGCTGTTACCGCTGCTGCTGATGTTGCTGCTTAAAGGCGATCGCCTGCCGGCCCGCCGCCGGGGAAGTGCCTGGGTGTGCGGTTACGATCACGAAGAGTCGATGGTTATCACCGCGCACGGGTTTGCCATGCCGGTGAAAGCGGCCTTTGCCCCGGTGCTGAAGCTGCGCAAATGGCTGGAGCCGACGCTTCCCATTCCCGGATGGCGCGGTGAGGGCGCACCGGTGTTGTTCCGGCGGCTGGCGTTGATTGAGCTGGCGGTGCTGGTAGTTGTGGTGATTTCGCGAGGAGCCTGA
- a CDS encoding sensor domain-containing diguanylate cyclase, with protein MIFPAMPVNERERLKSLYMMDLLDKKDDERFDRLTRMAKTTFDVPIAVISLLDRDRQWLLSRSGIDNRETPRNLSFCAHAILEEGAFIVKDTLADTRFADNPFVTGEPWVRFYAGCPVRLPDGAIAGTICIIDTYPRPFSSAEINTLLDFAAIVEDEFLILSMAMTDSLTGMPNNRGFYRSGEKRFSWSKEHNTPFSLLYFSIDNLKSINEVLGNKEGDAVVKTFSSNLTKCLKEQDIAARMGGGEFAVLLGNSASHDVDAFLFDLQTRMDAFDQLPGKNYHINYSHGIIENGDKYTTLRDMLEDSGKVMYAEKRRS; from the coding sequence ATGATTTTTCCGGCTATGCCAGTCAATGAAAGAGAGCGGCTGAAATCGCTGTATATGATGGATCTGCTCGATAAAAAGGATGACGAACGCTTTGACCGGTTAACCCGCATGGCAAAAACGACGTTTGATGTGCCGATTGCGGTGATTAGCCTGCTCGATCGCGACCGTCAATGGCTGCTCTCGCGCAGCGGCATCGATAACCGTGAAACCCCGCGCAACCTCTCTTTTTGCGCCCATGCCATTCTCGAAGAGGGCGCGTTTATTGTGAAAGACACGCTTGCCGATACGCGCTTTGCCGATAACCCGTTTGTCACCGGCGAGCCGTGGGTGCGTTTCTATGCCGGTTGCCCGGTGCGCCTGCCAGACGGCGCAATTGCCGGGACTATCTGCATTATCGATACCTATCCGCGCCCGTTCTCCAGCGCGGAAATCAACACCCTGCTTGATTTCGCCGCCATCGTCGAAGATGAGTTTTTAATCCTCAGTATGGCAATGACCGACTCCCTTACCGGCATGCCAAACAACCGGGGGTTTTATCGTTCCGGCGAAAAACGATTTAGCTGGTCAAAAGAGCACAACACGCCGTTCAGCCTGCTCTATTTCAGTATCGATAACCTGAAATCGATTAACGAAGTCCTTGGTAATAAAGAGGGCGACGCGGTGGTAAAAACCTTCTCCAGCAATCTGACCAAATGCCTGAAAGAGCAGGATATCGCCGCGCGGATGGGCGGCGGTGAGTTTGCGGTACTGCTGGGCAACAGCGCCAGTCACGATGTGGATGCGTTTTTATTCGATCTGCAAACGCGGATGGATGCCTTCGACCAGTTGCCCGGTAAGAACTACCACATCAACTACTCCCACGGCATTATCGAAAACGGTGATAAGTACACTACGCTGCGCGATATGCTCGAAGACAGCGGCAAGGTGATGTACGCGGAAAAACGCCGCAGCTAA
- a CDS encoding formate hydrogenlyase complex iron-sulfur subunit encodes MFTFIKKVLKTGTPTSRYPLSPMPVDKNFRGKPQHNPQQCIGCAACVNACPSNALSVETDLATGELAWQFNLGRCIFCARCEEVCPTAAITLSQEFELAVWNKADFLQQSRFELCQCRECARPFAVQKEIDYAIALLAHNGDTRAEQHRESFETCPACKRQKCLVPSDRIELTRHMREAS; translated from the coding sequence ATGTTTACCTTTATCAAAAAAGTGCTCAAAACCGGCACGCCGACCAGCCGTTATCCGCTGTCGCCGATGCCGGTCGATAAAAACTTTCGCGGCAAGCCGCAGCACAACCCGCAGCAGTGCATTGGCTGCGCGGCGTGTGTCAATGCCTGCCCGTCGAATGCGCTGTCGGTGGAGACCGATCTCGCCACCGGCGAGTTAGCCTGGCAGTTCAATCTGGGGCGCTGCATCTTTTGCGCCCGCTGCGAAGAGGTGTGCCCGACGGCGGCAATTACGCTTTCGCAGGAGTTTGAACTGGCGGTGTGGAACAAAGCCGATTTCCTGCAACAGTCGCGCTTTGAACTGTGCCAGTGCCGTGAGTGCGCGCGCCCGTTCGCGGTACAAAAAGAGATTGATTACGCCATCGCGCTGCTGGCCCACAATGGCGATACCCGCGCGGAGCAGCACCGGGAAAGCTTTGAAACCTGCCCGGCGTGCAAACGCCAGAAGTGCCTGGTGCCATCCGATCGTATTGAATTGACCCGCCATATGAGAGAGGCCAGCTAA
- a CDS encoding NADH-quinone oxidoreductase subunit B family protein, producing the protein MSQLLGPRDADGIPVPMTVDESIASMKASLLNKIKRSAYVYRVDCGGCNGCEIEIFATLSPLFDAERFGIKVVPSPRHADILLFTGAVTRAMRSPALRAWQSAPDPKICISYGACGNSGGIFHDLYCVWGGTDKIVPVDVYIPGCPPTPAATLYGFAMALGLLEQKIHARLPGEQDDQPAEILHPTMVQPLRVKVDRTARRLAGYRYGRQIADDYLRLRSAGEHEVVRWLAQENDPRLTEIVSHLNQVVQEAKI; encoded by the coding sequence ATGAGCCAGTTATTAGGTCCACGCGACGCGGACGGGATCCCAGTGCCGATGACGGTGGACGAATCCATCGCCAGCATGAAAGCCTCGCTGCTGAATAAAATTAAACGCTCTGCCTATGTCTACCGCGTGGACTGCGGCGGCTGCAACGGTTGTGAAATCGAAATTTTCGCCACGCTTTCGCCGCTGTTCGATGCCGAACGCTTCGGGATTAAAGTGGTGCCGTCGCCGCGTCACGCTGATATTTTGCTGTTTACCGGCGCGGTAACGCGTGCGATGCGCTCGCCTGCGCTGCGGGCGTGGCAATCTGCGCCGGATCCCAAAATCTGTATCTCTTACGGCGCGTGCGGCAATAGCGGTGGTATCTTCCACGACCTGTACTGCGTGTGGGGCGGCACCGATAAAATCGTGCCGGTGGATGTCTATATTCCCGGCTGCCCGCCAACGCCTGCCGCCACGCTGTATGGGTTTGCTATGGCGCTGGGGCTGCTGGAGCAGAAAATCCATGCGCGTTTGCCCGGTGAGCAGGACGACCAACCGGCGGAGATTTTGCACCCAACGATGGTGCAGCCGCTGCGCGTAAAAGTGGATCGCACCGCGCGCCGCCTGGCGGGCTACCGTTATGGTCGCCAGATTGCCGACGACTACCTGCGCCTGCGCAGCGCCGGTGAGCATGAAGTGGTGCGCTGGCTGGCGCAGGAGAACGATCCGCGCCTGACAGAGATTGTCAGCCATCTTAACCAGGTGGTGCAGGAGGCGAAAATCTGA
- a CDS encoding 4Fe-4S dicluster domain-containing protein: MNRFVIADSALCIGCHTCEAACAETHRAHGLQAMPRLRVMRNEHESAPQQCHHCEDAPCAGVCPVNAINRIDGAVQLNESLCVSCKLCAIACPFGAIEFSGSRPLDIPANVNSPKAPAAPPAPARVSSLLDWVPGVRAIAVKCDLCHFDSQGPACVRMCPTKALHLVNNRDIARASRRKREQTLNTDYGDLSLFTQRNGSAK; this comes from the coding sequence GTGAACCGTTTTGTAATTGCCGATTCCGCACTGTGTATTGGCTGCCACACCTGCGAAGCCGCCTGCGCGGAAACGCACCGGGCGCATGGGCTGCAAGCCATGCCGCGCCTGCGCGTGATGCGCAATGAACATGAATCCGCGCCGCAGCAGTGTCACCATTGTGAAGATGCCCCCTGCGCAGGCGTCTGTCCGGTCAATGCCATTAACCGCATCGATGGCGCGGTGCAGCTTAATGAAAGCCTGTGCGTCAGTTGCAAGCTATGCGCAATTGCCTGTCCCTTTGGCGCTATCGAATTTTCCGGGAGCCGCCCGCTGGATATTCCGGCCAACGTCAACAGCCCGAAAGCGCCCGCAGCGCCCCCTGCGCCTGCGCGGGTCAGCAGCTTGCTGGACTGGGTGCCCGGCGTTCGCGCCATCGCCGTGAAATGCGATCTCTGCCATTTCGATTCTCAAGGCCCGGCCTGCGTGCGTATGTGCCCGACCAAAGCGCTGCATCTGGTGAATAACCGTGATATTGCCCGAGCTAGCCGGCGCAAGCGCGAGCAAACCCTGAATACCGATTACGGCGATTTGTCGTTATTTACGCAGCGTAACGGGAGCGCGAAATGA
- the hycI gene encoding hydrogenase maturation peptidase HycI — translation MTDVLLCVGNSMMGDDGAGPLLAEMCAANPAGNWRVIDGGSAPENDVVAIRELRPARLLIVDATDMGLNPGEIRVVNPDDIAEMFLMTTHNMPLNYLVDQLKEDVGEVIFLGIQPDIVGFYYPMTPPVKAAVETIYQRLAGWQGQGGFDSL, via the coding sequence GTGACTGACGTGTTGCTGTGTGTTGGCAATAGCATGATGGGCGACGATGGCGCAGGCCCGCTGCTGGCGGAGATGTGCGCGGCAAACCCGGCGGGCAACTGGCGGGTGATCGACGGCGGCAGCGCGCCGGAAAATGATGTGGTCGCCATTCGCGAATTGCGACCAGCGCGGCTGTTAATTGTTGATGCGACCGATATGGGGCTTAACCCCGGAGAGATCCGCGTGGTCAACCCGGACGACATTGCCGAGATGTTCCTGATGACCACCCACAACATGCCGCTCAACTACCTTGTCGATCAGCTCAAAGAGGATGTTGGCGAGGTGATTTTTCTCGGCATTCAGCCCGATATTGTCGGTTTTTACTACCCGATGACGCCGCCGGTAAAAGCGGCAGTCGAGACGATTTACCAGCGGCTGGCAGGCTGGCAAGGGCAGGGCGGTTTCGACAGCCTGTGA
- the hycE gene encoding formate hydrogenlyase subunit HycE: MSEEKIGQHYLAALHEKFPGVVLDEAWQTKDQLTITIKINYLPDVVEFLYYQQGGWLSVLFGNDERKLNGHFAVYYVLSMEQGIKCWITVRVEVDALKPEYPSVTPRVPAAVWGEREVRDMYGLVPVGLPDERRLVLPDDWPDELYPLRKDSMDYRQRPAPTTDAETYEFINELGDKKNNVVPIGPLHVTSDEPGHFRLFVDGENIVDADYRMFYVHRGMEKLAETRMGYNEVTFLSDRVCGICGFAHSTAYTTSVENAMGIVVPERAQMIRAILLEVERLHSNLLNLGLACHFVGFDSGFMQFFRVREASMKMAEILTGARKTYGLNLIGGIRRDMLKDDMIQTRQLAQQMRRDVQELVDMLLSTPNIEQRTVGIGRLDPQIARDFSNVGPMVRASGHARDTRADHPFVGYGLLPMTVHTEQGCDVISRLKVRINEVFTALNMIDYGLDNLPGGPLMVEGFTYIPHRFALGFSEAPRGDDIHWSMTGDNQKLYRWRCRAATYANWPTLRYMLRGNTVSDAPLIIGSLDPCYSCTDRMTVVDVRKKKSQVVAYKELERYSVERKHSPLK, translated from the coding sequence ATGTCTGAAGAAAAAATCGGTCAACACTATCTCGCCGCGCTGCACGAGAAATTCCCCGGCGTGGTGCTTGATGAGGCGTGGCAGACCAAAGATCAACTGACCATCACCATCAAAATTAATTATTTGCCGGACGTGGTGGAGTTTCTCTATTACCAGCAGGGCGGCTGGTTGTCGGTGCTGTTTGGCAACGACGAGCGCAAGCTGAACGGCCATTTCGCCGTTTACTATGTGCTGTCGATGGAGCAGGGCATCAAATGCTGGATAACGGTTCGCGTCGAAGTTGATGCCCTGAAACCGGAATACCCGTCCGTGACGCCGCGCGTGCCAGCGGCGGTGTGGGGCGAGCGCGAAGTGCGCGACATGTACGGGCTGGTTCCGGTCGGCTTGCCGGATGAACGCCGCCTGGTGTTGCCCGATGACTGGCCGGACGAACTCTACCCGCTGCGTAAAGACAGCATGGATTACCGCCAGCGTCCTGCGCCAACGACGGACGCGGAAACCTACGAATTTATTAACGAGCTGGGTGATAAGAAAAACAATGTGGTGCCGATTGGCCCGCTGCATGTCACGTCGGACGAACCGGGTCATTTCCGTCTGTTTGTCGATGGCGAAAACATTGTTGATGCCGATTACCGCATGTTTTACGTCCATCGCGGCATGGAAAAACTGGCCGAAACCCGCATGGGTTACAACGAAGTAACGTTCCTCTCGGATCGGGTGTGTGGCATTTGTGGCTTCGCCCACAGCACCGCGTACACCACCTCGGTAGAAAACGCGATGGGCATTGTGGTGCCGGAGCGGGCACAGATGATCCGCGCCATTTTGCTGGAAGTGGAACGCCTGCACTCCAACCTGCTCAACCTGGGGCTGGCCTGCCACTTTGTTGGCTTTGACTCCGGTTTTATGCAGTTCTTCCGCGTGCGTGAAGCCTCCATGAAGATGGCGGAAATCCTCACCGGCGCGCGCAAAACCTACGGTCTGAACCTGATTGGCGGTATTCGCCGCGACATGCTGAAAGACGACATGATCCAGACCCGCCAACTGGCGCAGCAGATGCGCCGCGATGTGCAGGAGCTGGTCGACATGCTACTGAGCACGCCGAATATTGAGCAGCGTACGGTGGGCATTGGCCGTCTCGATCCGCAAATTGCCCGTGATTTCAGTAACGTCGGCCCGATGGTGCGCGCCAGCGGCCATGCCCGCGACACCCGCGCCGATCACCCGTTTGTCGGTTATGGCCTGCTGCCGATGACGGTGCATACCGAACAGGGCTGCGATGTGATTTCGCGCCTGAAAGTGCGCATCAACGAAGTCTTTACCGCGCTGAATATGATTGATTACGGCCTCGATAACCTGCCCGGCGGCCCGCTGATGGTGGAAGGCTTTACCTATATTCCGCACCGCTTCGCGCTCGGCTTTTCCGAAGCGCCGCGCGGGGACGATATCCACTGGAGCATGACCGGCGACAACCAGAAACTCTACCGCTGGCGCTGCCGTGCGGCGACCTATGCCAACTGGCCGACCCTGCGCTATATGCTGCGCGGCAATACCGTTTCTGATGCGCCGCTGATTATTGGCAGCCTCGACCCGTGCTACTCCTGTACCGATCGCATGACCGTGGTTGATGTGCGCAAGAAGAAAAGCCAGGTGGTGGCCTACAAAGAGCTCGAACGTTACAGCGTTGAGCGTAAGCACTCGCCGCTGAAATAG